In Pelosinus sp. IPA-1, a single window of DNA contains:
- a CDS encoding mechanosensitive ion channel family protein produces MFEFFTEIGNRIINGGFKMHLVVFFISLALGIIILRLVFSKLLKIIANRTKISYPLLEQTFRGIPTLLGILIGLYAVMEILTIPPRPLLFVQGLFHSITILSVTLMVAHLGSGYLKHKLGKTSKNFASTSIIVTAIDLTVYAIGILILLESFGVSISPLITALGVGGLATALALQDTLANLFSGINILVSKQIKMGDFVRLSSGEEGHVVDMNWRNTTIKTPTENMAVVPNKTIASAIITNYAQPFAECSISIPIGVSYESDLDHVEEVTAAVAKEILQETEGGIKNFEPFIRYGSFGGASINFNVILRVKTVTDQHLVRHEFIKRIYKRYQQEGIIIPIQK; encoded by the coding sequence ATGTTCGAATTTTTTACTGAAATAGGAAACAGAATTATAAATGGCGGATTCAAAATGCATTTGGTAGTTTTCTTCATTAGTTTAGCGTTAGGCATTATCATACTACGGTTGGTATTTTCTAAACTCCTCAAAATAATTGCAAACAGAACAAAAATTTCTTATCCTCTGCTAGAGCAAACATTTAGGGGAATACCTACCTTGCTAGGCATTCTCATTGGCCTTTACGCTGTCATGGAAATCCTAACAATTCCGCCGAGGCCGCTACTCTTTGTTCAGGGCTTGTTCCATTCTATTACCATTCTGTCCGTGACCCTTATGGTCGCCCATTTGGGCTCTGGATATCTTAAACACAAGCTCGGAAAAACATCCAAAAACTTCGCTTCCACTTCGATCATAGTCACGGCAATCGATTTGACCGTTTATGCCATCGGCATATTGATTTTGCTTGAATCTTTTGGAGTTTCGATATCTCCGTTGATCACTGCTTTGGGTGTTGGCGGTTTGGCTACAGCTTTGGCATTGCAGGACACGTTGGCGAATTTATTTTCTGGCATCAACATTCTAGTGTCCAAACAAATCAAGATGGGTGACTTCGTTAGGCTATCAAGCGGCGAAGAGGGCCATGTGGTAGACATGAATTGGCGCAATACCACAATAAAAACCCCTACTGAGAACATGGCTGTCGTACCCAACAAAACAATCGCTTCCGCCATAATCACCAATTATGCCCAGCCCTTTGCTGAATGTTCTATCTCAATCCCTATAGGAGTCAGTTATGAAAGTGATTTGGATCATGTAGAAGAAGTTACTGCCGCGGTTGCAAAAGAAATTCTCCAAGAAACTGAGGGAGGCATCAAAAATTTCGAACCCTTTATCCGGTATGGCAGTTTCGGTGGGGCCAGTATTAATTTCAATGTTATTCTTCGGGTAAAGACCGTAACGGATCAGCACCTCGTTCGCCACGAATTCATCAAGAGAATTTATAAACGTTACCAACAGGAGGGAATAATAATTCCGATTCAAAAATGA
- a CDS encoding MFS transporter, whose translation MNHVQTKTNTVPNWVTLLLAIACGVIVANLYYAQPLIGLISVDTNLSAASAGLIVTLTQVGYVIGLLFIVPLSDLIENRRLVVSALAVVICALVAASLAHNALLFLVTAMFIGLGSVAAQILVPYAAHLATEERRGQVVGNIMSGLLLGIMLARPIASFITDLWGWQAVFALSAIITTVLTVLLALVLPERKPSPTMNYGELIGSLWLLFKTKSILRRRAFYQACLFGAFSLFWTVVPLWLTNHFHLSQQGIALFALAGVSGAIAAPIAGRLADKGWTRVLTGSAIVIAAVSFLLPLIVQDDSAIALAILVVAAIMLDMAVSGNLVLGQRTIYSLGNEIRGRLNGVFMAVFFIGGAIGSSLGGWAYASGGWMLASMLGLSMPIAALLYYFTEKK comes from the coding sequence ATGAATCACGTACAAACGAAAACGAATACAGTCCCAAATTGGGTTACACTTTTATTAGCAATTGCATGCGGGGTTATTGTTGCCAATCTTTATTATGCACAACCTTTAATTGGGCTCATCAGTGTAGATACGAATCTTTCTGCAGCGTCAGCAGGATTAATTGTAACATTAACCCAAGTTGGCTATGTTATTGGTTTATTATTTATTGTTCCACTTAGCGATCTCATTGAAAATCGACGGTTAGTTGTATCTGCATTAGCAGTCGTGATTTGTGCATTAGTCGCAGCATCTTTGGCACATAATGCGCTGTTGTTTCTTGTGACAGCAATGTTTATCGGACTCGGCTCAGTCGCAGCTCAAATATTAGTACCATATGCCGCCCATTTAGCAACGGAAGAGCGGCGAGGCCAAGTGGTAGGAAATATAATGAGTGGACTGTTGCTTGGAATTATGCTTGCCCGGCCTATAGCCAGCTTTATTACTGATCTTTGGGGATGGCAGGCAGTCTTTGCTCTCTCTGCCATCATTACAACTGTATTGACGGTTTTGTTAGCCCTTGTTCTTCCTGAGCGCAAACCTTCGCCTACCATGAATTATGGTGAATTAATTGGTTCTTTGTGGTTACTTTTTAAAACCAAGAGTATTTTGCGTCGTCGAGCCTTCTACCAAGCTTGTTTGTTCGGTGCTTTTAGTCTGTTTTGGACAGTAGTTCCTTTATGGCTAACGAATCATTTTCATTTATCACAACAAGGCATTGCACTCTTTGCATTAGCTGGTGTGTCTGGTGCTATAGCAGCTCCTATTGCAGGAAGGTTAGCTGATAAGGGTTGGACACGAGTATTAACTGGTTCTGCAATCGTAATTGCCGCTGTATCCTTTTTACTTCCCCTTATTGTTCAAGATGACTCAGCAATTGCTTTAGCTATACTAGTCGTTGCAGCTATTATGTTGGATATGGCAGTATCGGGTAATCTCGTTCTCGGTCAGCGGACAATTTATTCTCTAGGAAACGAAATACGCGGACGCTTAAATGGCGTATTCATGGCAGTTTTCTTTATTGGTGGAGCAATTGGTTCTTCCTTAGGCGGCTGGGCATATGCCTCCGGTGGCTGGATGCTTGCTTCTATGTTAGGACTTAGTATGCCAATTGCCGCATTACTTTACTATTTCACTGAAAAAAAATAG
- a CDS encoding TetR/AcrR family transcriptional regulator: MEKKKGRPRNIETEKAILAASYDLLLENGFGTVTVDKIAERAKVSKATIYKWWPNKAAVVMDGFLSAAMARLPVPDTGSAITDIVIQATNLARFLTSREGKVINELIAEGQADLKLAEEYRLRYFNPRRLDSRRILERGVQRGELKKDLNIELCIDLIYGPLFYRLLVTGEKLDESVIEVLVNYAFEGIKSK, encoded by the coding sequence TTGGAGAAGAAAAAAGGGCGTCCCCGTAATATCGAAACAGAAAAAGCGATTCTTGCTGCTTCCTACGACTTATTACTTGAAAATGGTTTTGGAACTGTAACTGTAGATAAAATTGCAGAAAGAGCCAAGGTAAGTAAAGCCACAATTTATAAATGGTGGCCTAATAAAGCGGCTGTTGTAATGGACGGCTTTTTATCTGCTGCTATGGCAAGGCTTCCAGTACCGGATACAGGATCAGCGATTACTGATATCGTTATACAAGCGACTAATTTAGCTCGATTTTTAACTAGCCGTGAAGGAAAAGTAATCAATGAATTAATTGCAGAAGGGCAAGCTGATTTAAAGTTGGCTGAGGAATATCGATTAAGATATTTCAATCCGCGACGATTGGATTCGCGGCGCATTTTAGAACGAGGCGTGCAGCGAGGCGAATTGAAGAAAGACCTCAATATTGAATTGTGCATTGACCTAATTTACGGACCTCTTTTTTATCGATTATTAGTTACAGGTGAAAAGTTAGATGAATCTGTTATAGAAGTTTTAGTTAACTATGCTTTTGAGGGAATTAAGTCAAAGTAA
- a CDS encoding FadR/GntR family transcriptional regulator: MQILKANITQQVIEYLKKNIENGTWAVGEKIPSENNLTEILGVSRASVRVAIQQFIALDALQSIQGKGTFVKTNNITGVGSNLNAIDEANYDDIIQVLEFRRIIETECAYIAAQQATDETINNLKRYLGNMKDSIDQSEEFVKQDMLFHEEICHATGNRLLENCLKDVFQQTAKNHKQMNEAFGYNDGIYYHTLLLKAIQNKDARKAKNLMKEHLQQAIERLK, from the coding sequence TTGCAAATTCTTAAAGCAAATATTACACAACAAGTTATTGAATATTTAAAGAAAAATATTGAGAATGGTACCTGGGCAGTTGGAGAAAAAATTCCTTCCGAAAATAATCTAACGGAAATTCTAGGTGTAAGCCGAGCAAGTGTAAGGGTAGCAATTCAACAGTTTATTGCCTTAGATGCTTTGCAGAGTATTCAAGGAAAAGGTACATTTGTAAAGACGAATAATATTACGGGAGTTGGTAGTAACTTAAATGCAATTGATGAAGCTAACTATGATGATATAATCCAAGTTTTAGAATTTAGAAGAATTATTGAGACTGAATGTGCGTATATTGCTGCTCAACAGGCAACAGATGAAACGATAAACAACCTAAAGAGATATCTGGGAAATATGAAAGATAGTATTGATCAATCCGAAGAGTTTGTTAAGCAAGACATGCTTTTTCATGAAGAAATTTGTCATGCTACTGGTAATCGTTTGTTGGAAAATTGTTTAAAAGATGTTTTTCAGCAGACGGCGAAAAACCACAAACAGATGAATGAAGCGTTTGGCTACAATGATGGAATCTACTATCATACTTTACTGTTGAAGGCGATTCAAAATAAGGATGCTAGAAAAGCAAAGAATTTGATGAAAGAGCATTTGCAGCAAGCCATAGAGCGTCTAAAGTAA
- a CDS encoding enolase C-terminal domain-like protein, protein MDTKITDIKVILTAPEGINLIVVKVETNQDGLYGLGCATFAYRHVAVKCVIEEYLKPLLVGKSAEKIEELWQLMHQNAYWRNGPIENNAISGVDMALWDIKGKMANMPLYQLFGGKCREGVPIYRHADGKDLNELCENIQKYKEQGITHIRCQSGGYGGSGYGKAPANSPIGALDGIYLDNKKYMRDTLKLFDGIRSKIGFDIALCHDVHERLKPIEAIKFACELEQYDLFFLEDAIPLEEGEWIRQLRAKTTIPLAQGELFNNPYEWKTLITDRLIDYIRVHISQIGGITAGRKLQIFAEQFGVRTAWHGPGDMSPLAHAANIHIDLAAPNFGVQEWSGTEPPNFVIQELKGPREALLDVFPGMPEYKNGYVYANDKPGLGVDINEAEAAKYPCENTVTTWTQTRMIDGTLNTP, encoded by the coding sequence ATGGATACTAAAATTACTGATATTAAAGTTATTCTTACAGCACCTGAGGGAATCAATCTAATTGTCGTAAAAGTAGAAACAAACCAGGATGGATTATACGGTTTAGGCTGTGCAACTTTTGCCTATCGACATGTAGCAGTTAAGTGCGTGATTGAAGAATATTTAAAGCCGCTTCTAGTTGGCAAAAGCGCAGAGAAAATCGAAGAATTGTGGCAGTTGATGCATCAAAATGCCTATTGGCGTAATGGACCGATTGAAAACAATGCTATCTCTGGTGTGGATATGGCGCTGTGGGATATCAAGGGAAAAATGGCAAATATGCCATTGTATCAATTATTTGGTGGTAAGTGTCGCGAGGGAGTGCCTATTTATCGTCACGCTGATGGCAAAGATTTAAACGAATTATGCGAGAATATCCAAAAGTATAAAGAGCAAGGCATAACTCATATTCGCTGTCAAAGTGGCGGTTATGGTGGCAGTGGTTATGGCAAGGCGCCTGCTAATTCACCTATTGGTGCATTAGATGGAATTTACCTTGACAACAAAAAATATATGCGGGATACGTTAAAGTTATTTGATGGTATTCGTAGTAAAATCGGATTTGATATTGCCTTGTGTCATGATGTACATGAGCGGTTAAAACCAATTGAGGCCATTAAATTTGCATGTGAGCTAGAACAATATGACTTGTTTTTTTTGGAAGATGCTATTCCACTAGAAGAGGGTGAATGGATACGGCAACTTCGGGCTAAGACTACAATTCCGCTGGCTCAGGGAGAATTATTTAACAATCCATATGAATGGAAGACTTTGATTACTGACCGGTTAATTGATTATATTCGAGTTCATATCAGTCAAATTGGTGGTATTACGGCAGGCCGAAAATTACAGATTTTTGCTGAGCAGTTTGGTGTAAGAACTGCGTGGCATGGTCCAGGTGATATGTCACCATTAGCGCATGCGGCTAATATTCATATTGATTTAGCTGCTCCTAATTTTGGGGTGCAGGAGTGGTCAGGAACTGAGCCACCGAATTTTGTCATACAAGAGTTAAAAGGACCAAGGGAAGCTTTGCTCGATGTATTTCCTGGTATGCCAGAGTATAAGAATGGTTATGTATATGCAAATGATAAGCCGGGTTTAGGGGTTGATATTAATGAAGCCGAAGCAGCAAAATACCCCTGTGAAAATACAGTGACAACATGGACGCAGACAAGGATGATTGATGGGACACTAAATACTCCGTGA
- a CDS encoding MFS transporter, with the protein MNVISQTTQPEKATKKRFMVGFLLFLGVIINYMDRSNISLAAPLLGKDLNLDSVQMGLIFSAFGWSYAILQIPGGLIVDRIKPRILYAVLLGGWSIATCFQALVNGFSALFGLRVVLGTFEAPSYPTNNRVVTSWFPEQERATSTAFYTSGQYVGIAFFTPMLVYIQNTFGWRGMLFFTGALGVIYSIAWYIFYRDPKDSKANEAELNYIRQGGGLVDMDGKEKVRKASWSQLKYVLKNRNIWGVFIAQFCLSSILWFFLTWFPTYLVQYRGMTFIKMGFMASLPFLAAYVGILSSGFISDYLIKRGHSIGFARKIPIVTGLILATSIVGANYVQDQTYVIMFMALAFFGNGLASITWVFVSALAPSHLIGLTGGMFNFMGNLSAIAVPIIIGILAKGGNFEPALVFISSLALIGALSYIFIVGKVERIVVPEE; encoded by the coding sequence ATGAACGTAATTTCACAGACAACGCAACCAGAAAAAGCTACTAAAAAACGTTTTATGGTCGGTTTTCTTCTCTTTCTTGGTGTTATAATCAACTACATGGATCGCAGTAATATTTCATTAGCCGCACCGTTGTTAGGAAAGGACTTAAATCTGGACTCGGTACAAATGGGCCTTATCTTTTCTGCTTTTGGATGGTCATACGCTATTTTGCAAATTCCAGGCGGATTAATTGTAGATCGTATCAAGCCTCGGATTTTGTATGCAGTTCTACTAGGCGGATGGTCTATTGCTACCTGTTTTCAAGCTTTGGTAAATGGATTTTCCGCACTTTTTGGTTTACGTGTAGTTCTTGGCACCTTTGAAGCTCCTTCTTATCCAACGAATAACCGAGTTGTTACCTCATGGTTTCCTGAGCAAGAACGAGCTACTTCTACTGCCTTCTATACATCAGGACAGTATGTAGGTATTGCCTTTTTTACTCCAATGCTAGTGTATATCCAAAATACTTTCGGCTGGCGGGGAATGCTTTTCTTTACAGGGGCTCTTGGTGTTATCTACAGCATTGCCTGGTATATTTTCTATCGTGATCCCAAGGACAGTAAAGCAAATGAAGCTGAACTTAATTATATCCGCCAGGGTGGTGGTCTAGTTGATATGGATGGAAAAGAAAAGGTTAGAAAAGCAAGTTGGTCACAGTTAAAGTATGTGTTGAAAAACCGCAATATTTGGGGTGTATTTATTGCCCAGTTTTGTCTCTCTTCGATTCTTTGGTTTTTCTTAACCTGGTTTCCCACTTATCTAGTTCAATATCGCGGTATGACTTTTATAAAAATGGGTTTTATGGCTTCTCTACCCTTTTTAGCGGCTTATGTTGGTATATTATCTTCAGGATTTATTTCGGACTATCTTATAAAACGTGGCCATTCCATTGGTTTTGCCCGCAAAATACCTATTGTTACTGGCCTTATCTTAGCGACTTCTATCGTAGGTGCTAACTATGTTCAAGATCAAACCTACGTTATCATGTTTATGGCATTAGCATTCTTTGGAAATGGGTTGGCGTCTATTACTTGGGTTTTTGTGTCTGCTTTGGCACCATCTCATCTAATAGGTCTTACTGGCGGGATGTTTAATTTTATGGGAAATCTTTCTGCGATTGCTGTGCCTATTATTATCGGAATTTTAGCAAAAGGCGGAAATTTCGAACCAGCATTGGTGTTTATTAGTTCGTTGGCCTTGATTGGGGCATTGTCTTATATCTTTATTGTCGGAAAAGTCGAGCGTATTGTGGTTCCTGAAGAATAG
- a CDS encoding alcohol dehydrogenase catalytic domain-containing protein — protein sequence MKEIVITKPHEYAIREVPIPELANDYEVLVQMKAAGVCGSDHHIYHGANPCSTYPRIPGHENAGVIAKVGSKVTKVKVGDRVVVDLIITCGECYQCKIGRENVCENVRVRGSGADGGFREYFTAPEDDVYVFPESIPFKDAALIEPYAIGAHCTARGRLVSEDIVFILGTGTIGSIILQTCKAKGCTVICCDVNDETLERAKGYGADYIINSKKENIVQRVQEFTKGKGVTIAFDSACFQGSLTSLFEVGLVRNAGRIVSLGFVSAPEAISQAMLNQRELDLIGSRMSSYQFEPTIEKFANHEFNLEGIATTFIKFSEIEKMFYYMDNPDPKVKKMVLLFE from the coding sequence ATGAAAGAAATCGTGATTACAAAACCCCATGAATATGCAATAAGAGAGGTGCCAATTCCGGAACTAGCCAATGATTATGAAGTATTGGTACAAATGAAAGCTGCTGGTGTATGTGGTTCTGATCATCACATTTATCATGGAGCAAATCCCTGTTCTACCTACCCGAGAATTCCAGGTCATGAAAATGCAGGGGTAATTGCCAAGGTTGGTTCAAAAGTGACGAAGGTTAAAGTGGGGGACAGAGTTGTAGTTGACTTGATTATAACTTGTGGCGAATGCTACCAGTGTAAAATCGGCAGAGAAAATGTATGCGAGAATGTGCGGGTACGTGGTAGCGGCGCAGATGGTGGTTTTAGAGAATACTTTACAGCACCGGAAGACGATGTGTATGTATTTCCCGAGTCCATTCCTTTTAAAGATGCCGCATTAATTGAACCATATGCTATCGGCGCACACTGTACTGCAAGAGGTAGATTAGTATCCGAGGATATCGTGTTTATATTGGGTACAGGAACAATCGGCTCGATTATTCTGCAAACCTGCAAAGCAAAAGGCTGCACAGTAATTTGTTGTGATGTTAACGATGAAACACTAGAACGAGCCAAAGGTTATGGTGCAGATTATATTATTAACAGCAAGAAGGAAAATATAGTGCAACGAGTGCAGGAATTTACCAAGGGGAAAGGCGTTACAATTGCCTTTGATTCTGCCTGCTTCCAAGGATCATTGACTTCTCTATTTGAAGTTGGTCTTGTGCGCAACGCTGGTCGGATTGTAAGTTTAGGTTTTGTCAGTGCACCAGAAGCTATTTCACAAGCCATGTTAAATCAGCGTGAGCTTGACTTGATTGGTTCAAGAATGTCTTCTTATCAGTTTGAACCTACAATTGAGAAATTTGCTAATCACGAATTTAACTTAGAAGGCATTGCGACAACCTTTATTAAATTCAGTGAAATCGAAAAAATGTTTTATTATATGGATAATCCTGATCCTAAAGTGAAAAAAATGGTTCTTTTATTTGAATAA
- a CDS encoding SDR family oxidoreductase translates to MKMFNIKGKKAIVTGGSRGLGYGMAEGLLEAGCEVAIIGSSDKTFAAAAAFAEKGYKCYGVKADLRDRVDNHRAFADCLAALGGDLDILVTAAGIQRRHSAEDFPIEEWDEVMSINLHSVFIMCQLAGRIMLKKGYGKIINVASMASFFGGQTVPAYSAAKGGVAQLTKEMSNDWVGRGVNVNAIAPGYMATDMNEAIINNETRYQQISERIPAGRWGTGDDMKGAVIYLASAASDYVSGAIIPVDGGYLVK, encoded by the coding sequence ATGAAAATGTTTAATATCAAAGGTAAAAAAGCGATTGTAACAGGAGGTAGTAGAGGCCTGGGCTATGGAATGGCGGAAGGACTGTTAGAAGCTGGTTGTGAAGTGGCAATTATTGGTTCCTCTGATAAAACCTTTGCAGCAGCAGCGGCATTTGCTGAAAAAGGCTATAAATGTTATGGCGTAAAAGCAGATTTAAGAGATAGGGTAGACAATCATCGCGCTTTTGCTGATTGTCTAGCAGCACTTGGCGGTGATTTGGATATTCTGGTGACCGCGGCAGGCATCCAACGAAGACATAGTGCAGAGGATTTTCCCATTGAGGAATGGGATGAGGTTATGAGTATCAATCTACATTCGGTATTTATTATGTGCCAATTAGCAGGACGCATTATGCTTAAGAAGGGCTATGGGAAGATTATTAATGTTGCCTCCATGGCCTCCTTCTTTGGCGGGCAAACAGTTCCAGCTTACTCAGCAGCTAAGGGAGGCGTGGCACAGCTTACCAAGGAAATGTCAAATGATTGGGTAGGTAGAGGTGTTAATGTCAATGCCATCGCCCCTGGCTACATGGCAACAGACATGAATGAAGCAATCATAAATAATGAGACAAGATACCAACAAATTTCGGAGCGGATTCCTGCAGGTCGATGGGGGACTGGCGATGATATGAAAGGGGCAGTAATTTATTTGGCTTCAGCGGCAAGTGACTATGTAAGTGGAGCGATTATTCCTGTTGATGGTGGTTATCTAGTAAAGTAG
- a CDS encoding spore coat protein, whose product MDNPRQSQPMSRNRLSDRDMLLDLVITEKHLSRLYDQGVLESTSPMISNTFERLQDSSHDNARTIFTAMQGRGWYNPERTGRSERLSRGPQKQSSEFFDTTADSKYAVSSGTKRFGRHLPREQRSGKSGIFANQKQEIDSLDWQYRS is encoded by the coding sequence ATGGACAACCCAAGGCAATCTCAACCAATGAGCAGAAATCGGCTTTCAGACCGCGATATGTTGCTGGATTTGGTGATTACGGAAAAACATTTATCAAGACTGTATGATCAAGGTGTGTTAGAATCTACCTCACCTATGATATCTAATACTTTTGAACGATTACAGGATAGTAGTCATGATAACGCTCGCACTATTTTTACGGCTATGCAGGGGCGTGGCTGGTATAATCCAGAACGTACTGGGAGAAGTGAGCGTCTCTCAAGAGGACCACAAAAGCAATCCAGCGAATTTTTTGACACAACTGCTGACAGTAAATATGCGGTATCTTCTGGTACAAAAAGATTTGGTAGGCACTTGCCTCGTGAACAGCGGTCTGGTAAATCCGGTATATTTGCTAATCAAAAGCAAGAAATAGATTCCTTGGATTGGCAGTACAGAAGCTAA
- a CDS encoding helix-turn-helix transcriptional regulator has product MNCDKIGKLIYNLRKEKDMTQKQLADLMNISDKAISKWERGLGCPDVSLLPELSQILGVNIEEILSGKIELNETIGGNMKKLTFYVCPQCNNLMTATGDANISCCGKRMEALVAEKASESHLLNIEPVEDELYVTSAHEMKKEHSITFVAYVTGDRVIIVKQYPEWNMQFRFHKQGHGKLYFHCSNHGLFYQLI; this is encoded by the coding sequence ATGAATTGCGATAAAATTGGTAAGTTAATATATAACCTGCGAAAAGAAAAAGATATGACGCAAAAGCAATTAGCTGATTTAATGAACATCAGCGACAAAGCAATAAGTAAATGGGAACGTGGTCTTGGATGTCCCGATGTATCATTACTTCCAGAACTTTCACAAATACTTGGCGTCAATATTGAAGAAATTCTATCAGGTAAAATTGAATTAAACGAAACAATTGGAGGGAATATGAAAAAGCTTACATTTTATGTCTGCCCCCAGTGTAATAACCTTATGACAGCAACAGGAGATGCCAATATTTCATGTTGCGGCAAAAGAATGGAAGCTTTAGTTGCAGAAAAAGCATCGGAAAGCCATTTGCTAAATATAGAGCCTGTAGAAGACGAACTGTATGTCACATCAGCCCATGAGATGAAAAAAGAGCATTCTATTACTTTTGTTGCTTATGTCACGGGTGATAGAGTGATTATTGTAAAGCAATATCCTGAATGGAATATGCAGTTTCGCTTTCATAAGCAAGGGCACGGCAAACTATATTTCCATTGCTCAAACCACGGGTTATTTTATCAATTAATTTAG
- a CDS encoding epoxyqueuosine reductase has translation MKDVIKNAIKKYVLESKSNWSEEINDHWFDEPIIKFASADDPLFEEYKKIIGNYHLTPREVFELVFGEGTYNGGTVISVVLPINEKIRKSNGMQTEWPSKEWALLRTFQVMYFREITKYIENFLNERGYRTISPYHSEWFKKIDEPDSGKALGPTSNWSERHIAYAAGLGTFSINDAFITEKGIAIKLVSVVTELKLTPDIRTAKNHTENCLLCSKGICGACIKRCPVNAISKEGHDKIKCYKYAYGEEAKKLAASYGGNYAVGAGCGLCQTSVPCEGKNPIKSNY, from the coding sequence ATGAAAGATGTAATCAAAAATGCAATTAAAAAGTATGTGCTGGAAAGTAAAAGTAATTGGTCTGAGGAAATTAATGACCATTGGTTTGATGAACCAATTATAAAATTTGCATCTGCAGATGATCCTTTATTTGAAGAGTATAAAAAAATAATTGGTAATTATCATTTAACTCCAAGAGAAGTGTTTGAGTTAGTTTTTGGCGAAGGTACCTATAATGGGGGAACAGTTATAAGTGTTGTATTACCGATTAATGAAAAGATTAGAAAAAGTAACGGGATGCAAACCGAATGGCCATCAAAAGAATGGGCACTGCTTCGCACTTTTCAAGTAATGTATTTCAGGGAAATAACTAAGTATATAGAGAATTTTTTAAATGAAAGAGGATATAGAACGATATCCCCTTATCATTCTGAATGGTTTAAAAAAATTGACGAACCGGATTCAGGGAAAGCTCTAGGGCCAACGTCAAATTGGTCAGAACGTCACATAGCTTATGCAGCTGGACTGGGTACTTTTTCAATAAATGATGCTTTTATTACAGAAAAAGGAATTGCAATCAAGTTGGTTTCAGTTGTAACGGAATTAAAACTAACTCCAGATATTAGAACAGCTAAAAATCATACCGAAAATTGCCTGCTATGCAGCAAGGGGATTTGTGGAGCTTGCATTAAACGCTGTCCTGTTAATGCTATATCTAAAGAAGGTCATGATAAAATCAAGTGTTATAAATATGCTTACGGAGAAGAAGCAAAAAAATTAGCTGCGTCTTATGGCGGAAATTATGCAGTAGGGGCA